From one Streptomyces sp. CA-210063 genomic stretch:
- a CDS encoding sensor histidine kinase produces MTGTTAWKRRWERVPTPLIDAGLVALAAMDVWLNLWDDKPLALFVAAVACVALALRRRFPLAVFLLTLPASLLQDVVVAPIAALFTLAERSRDRRLLAVCVALSAIARAAPSPIEYDAQDHTWTLVQLVYALASAAAPVLLGQLLQARRDLSRRLVEIEEAKEHERALHAQAVLARERAQLAREMHDVVSHQVSLIAVQAGALQVAAKDTDSREAARTIRSLSADTLDELRTMVMLLRASGGAATELTPQPTLADLRRLVESSGIEVQLTGQLPDAAGTPAQRTLYRTVQESLTNVRKHAPGAKAEVALWHDGDQVGVTVTNGPPTQPSLPLPGGRQGLVGLKERADLLGGTFEAGPTGDGGYRVRMRIPARTD; encoded by the coding sequence ATGACCGGGACGACCGCGTGGAAGCGCCGGTGGGAACGCGTGCCGACGCCCTTGATCGACGCCGGGCTCGTCGCGCTCGCCGCGATGGATGTGTGGCTCAACCTGTGGGACGACAAACCGCTCGCTCTGTTCGTGGCGGCCGTCGCCTGCGTCGCCCTCGCCTTGCGGCGGCGCTTTCCACTGGCCGTCTTCCTGCTGACCCTGCCCGCCAGTCTGCTGCAGGACGTCGTGGTCGCCCCGATCGCGGCGCTGTTCACCCTGGCCGAGCGCTCCCGCGACCGGCGTCTGCTCGCCGTGTGCGTCGCGCTGTCCGCGATCGCCAGGGCCGCCCCGTCACCGATCGAGTACGACGCACAGGACCACACCTGGACGCTCGTCCAGCTGGTGTACGCACTGGCGTCGGCTGCCGCTCCCGTCCTGCTCGGGCAACTCCTGCAGGCGCGGCGGGACCTGTCGCGGCGGCTGGTGGAGATCGAGGAGGCGAAGGAGCACGAGCGGGCACTGCACGCGCAGGCCGTACTCGCGCGCGAACGCGCCCAACTGGCCCGCGAGATGCACGATGTCGTCTCCCACCAGGTCAGCCTGATCGCCGTGCAGGCCGGTGCCCTGCAGGTCGCCGCCAAGGACACGGACAGCCGGGAGGCCGCGCGCACCATTCGCTCCCTCAGCGCCGACACCCTCGACGAACTGCGCACCATGGTCATGCTGCTGCGTGCCTCCGGCGGTGCCGCCACCGAGCTGACCCCACAACCCACACTGGCCGATCTACGAAGGCTCGTCGAGAGCAGCGGTATCGAGGTGCAGCTGACAGGTCAACTGCCCGACGCTGCGGGCACACCGGCGCAGCGGACGCTCTACCGCACGGTGCAGGAGTCCCTGACGAACGTCCGCAAACACGCGCCCGGAGCGAAAGCCGAAGTCGCGCTGTGGCATGACGGCGACCAGGTCGGCGTGACGGTCACCAACGGCCCGCCGACCCAGCCCTCGCTGCCTCTCCCGGGCGGGCGCCAGGGCCTGGTGGGCCTGAAGGAACGCGCCGACCTGCTGGGCGGCACCTTCGAAGCCGGGCCGACCGGCGACGGCGGCTACCGGGTACGGATGCGGATCCCGGCCCGCACGGACTGA